TGCCCAAAGAGAATATCATGGTGGTCACCTCTCAGAAATACAAACTGCTGGTTCGTGAGCAACTGCCCTTTTTAACTGATAATCAAATCTTGTTGGAGCCCTGTATGAGGAATACTGCCCCATGTATAGCATACGGCGTATGGAAAATAATCAAGCGCAATAAGCTGGCGAATATCATAGTTGCCCCGAGTGACCACCTGATCACCCGTGAAGAGGATTTTAAGAACGTTATAAACGAAGGAATCCGTTTTATCGCATCGACCGAGTCACTCTTAACACTGGGTATGAAAGCGCACAAAGCAGAAACCGGCTATGGTTATATCCAAGCTTCCCTTCAAAGCGCTATTGAAGGTTACACTCAACTCTATCCGGTGAACCGCTTTGCCGAAAAGCCAAATAAAGCTACCGCAGAGCAATATCTTTTGGATAGAGACTACTTCTGGAACTCAGGAATCTTTCTGTGGTCTGCACGCAACATCGAAAAAGCGATTCGCTCCTACCTACCAGAAGTTGCCGAAATCTTTGATAAGGGTACTAACCTTTTCGATACAGCAAGCGAGCAGGAGTTTATCAATGAAGAATTCCCCAAATGCACCAATATATCGGTCGATTATGGAATTCTGGAAAAAGCCGATAATATTTATGTAAAAACAGCGGACTTTGGATGGTCTGACTTAGGCACCTGGGGTTCTCTTCACGAGCAATCTGATAAGATAGGTGAAGGAAATGTTGTTATGGGGAAATTCGCACATTCGAGACACAAGACTCCATCATACGCATCTTCAGCGATAAAAAAGTAGTAGTCCAGGGCCTGAACAACTACATCGTAGTAGATACCGGCGAAGCCTTACTGATTTGCAATAAAGACGAAGAACAACGCATAAAGGAATTTCAGGCAGAATTTCTTTGAATTCATACCTGATTTGAATTCAATCAATGGTTATAGAGAAAGGGTTGCTTTACGGACCTTTCTTCCTTTGTATGAAAATATTGTATACTAATATACGTGACTACTTAAAGCGACAATTAATTACAACTTCAGTTTTTCATCCACACATGAAAAATCAACAAAATCTAAACACAAACACCTCTTTCTGGTCTGTTTTTTAGTCTCATTTACTCTTCGCCACAACCAACCAATATAATTCCACACAACATTATTTATCTATCTTTAGAGTTCCAAGATCCACTTGCACATCCCCAAATCAAATTACCCTAATTAACGATATTTCATTCTTATTCAGAGACAAACACACCCCAGACATCTTCAAAGATTGATTTTTCTTCCCTTAAACTATCGGATAGTGAAGTAAAATAGCGTAAATTTGCGAGCATTATCAAACCAAAAACGACTTTTATGGCTAAAGTAAAAGGGACTGTCGTAATCAATACGGAGCGATGTAAAGGATGCAACCTGTGTGTGGTAGCCTGCCCTTGCAATGTATTGGATCTGCAACCCAAAGAGGTAAACAACAGAGGATATCACTACGCCTACATGGATAAACCCGATGCATGCATCGGCTGTGCAGCCTGTGGCTATGTATGTCCGGACGGATGTATTACCGTTTACAAAACTAAGTTATAAGGAAATTTGTTTATACCTGAGCGCTTCCGGCGAACGGAGGCAAAATCGTAAAAACAAACATCAAAAAAAACAATGAAGGAAGAAATAAAACTGATGAAAGGTAACGAAGCAATCGCCCACGCCGCAGTACGCTACGGTGCGGATGGATACTTTGGTTACCCGATTACCCCTCAGTCAGAGATACTGGAAACACTGATGGAGCTTCACCCCTGGACATCGACCGGTATGGTTGTATTGCAGGCAGAAAGTGAAGTAGCCGCTATCAATATGGTATATGGCGGTGCGGGTTGTGGAAAGAAAGTAATGACCTCCTCTTCGAGCCCGGGCGTGAGCCTCAAACAAGAAGGAATCTCATATATCGCAGGAGCTGAATTGCCTTGCCTTATCGTAAATGTCATGCGCGGCGGCCCGGGACTGGGTACTATCCAACCGAGTCAGGCAGACTATTTCCAGACGGTAAAAGGCGGAGGTCATGGCGACTATAAACTAATCACCTTGGCTCCTGCATCTGTTCAGGAGATGGCAGATCACGTGGGTTTAGGATTCGAACTGGCATTCAAATACAATACACCGGCCATGATACTGGCTGACGGTATCATTGGCCAAATGATGGAAAAAGTAAAACTCCCCCCCCAACATCCAAGGCTCACCGAAGAGGAAATTGAAAAAAACACACCATGGGCTACTTTAGGAAAACCTAAAGGGGGCAAACAACGCGTAATCACTTCTCTGGAGCTCGACCCGGCAGAGATGGAAAGACGTAACCTGAAATTCCAGGCCAAATTTCGTGAAATTGAGGCTAAAGAGGTGCGCTACGAAGAAATTTCCTGTAAAGATGCTGAATACCTGATCGTTGCATTTGGCTCTAGCGCCCGCATCTGCCTGAAAGCTGTAGAGTTGGCTCGCGAAGAGGGCATCAAAGTCGGACTGCTGCGTCCGATTACCTTATGGCCTTTCCCTACTGATGCCATTAATTCCTACGCAGATAAAGTAAAAGGCATGCTCACTGTCGAACTAAATGCTGGACAAATGGTAGAAGACGTTCGTCTTGCTGTAAATGGTAAAATCAAGGTTGAACACTTTGGCCGTTTAGGCGGGATTGTTCCTACTCCGGATGAAGTTCTGGAGGCATTGAAGAAAATGATTTGAAAATGAAAGAATGAAAAGATTAATGACTGAAGAACCAAGATTTTGAGACAACTCCAGAAATCTTTATTTGTTGTTTATCGTCTATCTTCTTTTATCTTTTATCTAAATCAACACTCCCAATAATTAAAACAAATTATGGCAACTGATATAATGATTAATCCAGAGAATCTGGTGTACGCCAAACCCAGATTGCTCAACGACAACCATATGCACTACTGCCCCGGCTGTAGTCACGGGGTTGTACATAAACTCCTTGCCGAAGTAATCGAAGAGATGGGACTCGAAAACGAAACCATCGGGATTGCCCCTGTAGGTTGCGCCGTCTTCATCTACAACTACATCGACATCGACTGGCAGGAAGCTGCCCACGGACGTGCCCCTGCACTGGCAACTGCTATTAAGCGCCTCAATCCAAAGAAAATGGTATTTACCTACCAGGGGGACGGAGACCTTGCGGCTATCGGTACTGCTGAAACCATTCATGCCTGCAACCGTGGAGAAAACATCGCTATCATTTCGATCAACAACGGTATCTACGGTATGACAGGTGGCCAGATGGCGCCAACAACCCTGCAAGGCATGAAATCATCGACCTGTCCCGACGGACGCGAGATTGAGCTGGCCGGCTATCCGCTGAAAATTGCAGAGATGGTCGCTTTGCTTGACGGCGTTTGTTATGTTACCCGCCAGAGTGTGCATACGGTTGGTTCTGTCAAAAAGGCAAAAAAAGCAATCCGCAAAGCATTTGAAAATTCGATGCAAAATAAAGGCACCTCAATGGTAGAGATTGTTTCCACCTGTAGCTCAGGTTGGAAAATGACTCCCGACGAATCAAACAAGTGGATGGAGCAAAACATGTTCCCCCACTACCCTCTCGGTGACCTCAAAGACATTTAATTAACCCAACAGTTCAATAAGCGCGAAGATGCAATTGAGAGAAACCTTTATTGCTCCTTCGCGTTTCAACACAAAAGATACTACACAATATGACGGAAGAATTAATCATTGCCGGTTTTGGCGGACAAGGTGTACTCTCTATGGGTAAAATCCTCGCCTATTCCGGCCTGATGGAAGGAAAAGAAGTCAGCTGGATGCCATCGTACGGCCCTGAACAACGAGGTGGAACCGCCAACGTAACAGTTATTGTTAGTGATAAAAGAATAAGTTCTCCGGTATTGAACACCTTCGATACAGCCATTATTCTCAATCAACCTTCAATGGATAAATTCGAAGCAATGGTAAAACCGGGCGGCATCCTGATCTACGACAGCTACGGCATTCATAAGCCGCCAACACGCAAAGATATCTACGTTTATAGAATTGACGCCATGGATGCGGCTTCAGAAATTGATAAACGGGGATTCAACATGATTGTACTCGGTGGATTCCTTAAACTTCGCCCCATAGTCTCTCTGAAGAGTGTATTGGAAGGATTGAAAAAATCTCTGCCCGAACGCCACCATAAATTGTTGCCAATGAATGAAAAAGCCATTCAGGTAGGCATCGAGCTAATTCAGCTAATTTCGGAACCAACCACGAAATAAGACTATATTTTCACAATAAGCCACTAAATCCGAACGCTTTTCAGCAAACGGTCATTGGTGGCTTTCTGTTTTTATTTATCTGCAAATAAAAAGCAAGGTATCGCAGCCTGCCAGCATATAAAATTCAAACTTTAAGGCCATTTTTAGGTGCTAACAGAGCTTTATTTTGTACTTTTGCGCAAATTCTATAAATCAAGCAATTTATGTCGGAAAACAAGAAGATTAAAACGGCTTTAGTTTCTGTTTATCACAAAGATGGATTGGACGAAATCATCACTAGGTTACACAACGACGGGGTAAAATTTATCTCTACCGGAGGAACTCAGGAATTCATTGAGTCACTGGGCTTTCCCTGTGAAGCGGTGGAAGATTTGACTGGTTATCCTTCTATTTTGGGCGGTCGCGTAAAAACGTTGCACCCAAAAGTATTCGGAGGTATCCTTTGTCGTCGCCAACTGGCAGGTGACCTGCAACAAATCGAGCAATACGAAATCCCTGAAATTGACCTCGTAATCGTTGACCTCTATCCATTTGAAGAGACTGTAGCTTCCGGCGCTGAAGATCAGGCTATTATTGAAAAAATTGATATTGGCGGCATCTCATTGATTCGTGCTGCTGCTAAAAACCATAAAGACGTTGTTATCATTGCGTCTAAAGCTCAATATACTCCATTCCTGGAACTGCTTCAGGAAAAAGGATCAGCAACTTCACTCGAAGACCGTCGCTGGTTTGCCAAAGAAGCATTCGCTGTTTCTTCTGGTTACGACTCAGCCATCTTCAACTACTTCGACGAAAACGAAGGCAGCTACTTCCGTAGCACTGTGGACAGCGCTAAAGTGCTTCGTTACGGAGAAAATCCTCACCAAAAAGGTCTTTTCTACGGCAAATTCGAAGAGATGTTCGAACAGCTTCAGGGAAAAGAGATTTCATACAACAATCTGCTTGACATTGACGCAGCGGTTACTTTGATCAGCGAATTCAGCGACCTGACTTTCGCTATACTGAAACACAACAACGCTTGCGGTCTGGCTTCACGTCCGGTAATGCTGGATGCATGGAAAGACGCATTGGCTGGTGACCCGGTTTCAGCATTCGGAGGTATCCTTGTTACCAACGGTGTTGTGGACAAAGCTACTGCTGAGGAAATCAACAAACTTTTCTTCGAAGTAATCATTGCTCCGGATTACGACATGGATGCATTGGAGATCCTGACTTCTAAGAAAAACCGTATCATCCTGGTTCAGAAACAACCGGTAAGTGGAGGTAAAATGTTCCGCTCCCTGTTGAATGGCGTGTTGGTACAGGATAAAGACACCAAAGTTGAAACAGCAGAAGAACTGAAAGTTGTAACAAACAAAGCAGTTAACGCTGAAGAAATCGAAGATCTGCTGTTTGCCAACAAAATCGTAAAAAACAGCAAATCGAACGCTATCGTATTGGCTAAAAACAAACAGCTTATCGCCAGCGGTGTAGGTCAGACTTCACGTGTGGACGCTTTACGCCACGCTATCGAGAAAGCCGGCTCATTCGAATTTGACCTGAGCGGTTCAGTTATGGCTTCCGATGCATTCTTCCCATTCGCTGACTGCGTAGAGATTGCAAACAAAGCAGGAGTTACTGCTGTAATCCAACCGGGTGGTTCGGTAAGAGACCAGGATTCTGTTGACTATTGTAATGCTAACGGCATGGCAATGGTGACAACTGGGTTCCGTCACTTCAAACACTAATAGGAAATTTGGGGATGTGAAAATCAGAGGATGTAAAAATGCAATTTTCATTTCCTCTCTCCCTCACCCCCTCAAACCATTCTTTGCGACAAAATTTATAACGTACTACGTAACACGTATAACTACAAATAACACATGGGATTATTTTCTTTAACTCATGAAATAGCCATGGACCTCGGTACCGCAAATACTATCATTATTCATAATGGTAATATTGTGGTGGACGAGCCTTCGGTTGTAGCACTTGACCGCCGCACCGACAAACTGCTGGCCGTTGGAGAACAGGCTCGTCAGATGCATGGTAAAACTCACGAAAATATCCGTACCATCCGTCCTCTCCGTGATGGAGTAATCGCAGACTTCTACGCCTGCGAGCAGATGATGCGCGGTATGATCAAAATGGCAATGCCTAAAAACAGCTGGTTCTCTTCATCACTTCGCATGGTAATCAGTATTCCTTCAGGTAGTACTGAGGTGGAAATCCGTGCTGTACGTGACTCTGCAGAACACGCAGGAGGCCGCGATGTATATTTGATCTACGAACCTATGGCTGCTGCTATCGGTATCGGCCTGGACGTAGAAGCTCCGGAAGGTAACATGGTGGTGGACATCGGTGGTGGTTCTACCGAAATTGCCGTTATCTCATTGGGTGGTATCGTTTCAAATAAATCAATCCGTATTGCCGGTGATGATTTGACAGCCGATATCCAGGAATATATGCGTCGCCAACACAATATCCGTGTGGGTGAACGTACTGCAGAGTTGATTAAAATCAATGCAGGTTCAGCTCTGACCGAGCTGGAGAATCCACCGGAAGATTATATCGTACGCGGTCCTAACCAAATGACTGCTCTTCCAATGGAAGTCCCGGTATCTTATCAGGAAATTGCTCATTGTATCGAAAAGTCGATCTCTAAAATTGAAACGGCTGTGTTGGCAGCTCTTGAGCAAACTCCTCCCGAACTTTATGCCGATATTGTCAAAAATGGTATATGGTTAGCTGGTGGTGGCGCATTGCTGAGAGGGTTGGACAAACGTTTGACCGACAAGATCAACATCAAGTTTCACATTGCCGACGAGCCTCTTCTAGCCGTTGCTAAAGGAACCGGCGTTGCACTTAAGAATATCGATAAATTCTCTTTCTTAATTCGTTAAGAAATTCAATAAGTATGTCTCAAAAGTTTGTTCTGACTTTAAATCATCATGAAATTAGAGTCCGGCAAACTTATGAGACATCTTGTATTTAAATAGTCTGACCACTGAGTACTTTAGAGAACACAAAGAGAACCACAGAGAAAATAATTTCACTTTATGGTCTTCTTTGTAAAGTAAGAAACTGTGTGAATGCCTATTACACAAAATACATAGCAATATTTTTAGTTCAAATATCAATCAACGGTGGCCATAAGCGCCCACTCTGTTCACTCTGTGATATTAATTAATCACGGAAAAAAGAGAATATGCGAAATCTGATTCAATTTCTGGTCAAACACAGTAACTGGATAGTGCTGCTTATTTACACTATTCTTGGGTTTGTCCTGCTCTTCAATTTCAACATTTACCACCGCAGTGTCTATCTGGGCTCCGGAAATAAACTGGCAGGAGATGTTTATGCTGTTTCGAGCAGCGTAACCGGCTATTTCAATCTCAAACAAACCAATGGCGAGTTATTGGAACAAAATAGCCGTCTCGAAATGGAGGTATTGCAACTGAAGGACCAACTCAAAATCATCAACGCAGGCAAATTGAGTAACGATTCAGTCCACAACAGGCTGTTTCAACGTTTTGGATTTATTACCGCACAAGTCATCAATAACAGTGTGAATCATACTCAGAACTATATCACGTTAAATAGAGGCGAACTTGATGGTATCAAAACAGAGATGGGAGTTGTAGACCAGAATGGCGTGATCGGAAAAGTGGTCGATGTATCAGACCATTATGCTGTAGTGATCTCTCTTTTGAATCCAAAACTCAAGCTGAGTGCAAAAATCCAGCGAACACAGTATTTCGGTTCCGTCAACTGGGATGGCGCAAATCCGGAATATGCACAGCTGCTTGAACTTCCAAGCCACGTTGAATACAAGAAAGGCGACACCCTTGTAACCAGTGGGTTCTCCGGAACTTTCCCCGAAGGCATCATGATTGGAACCATTGAGACCAACAAGCCTAAAAACAGTGGAGAAATGCGCCCTATCAGAATAAAACTGAGCACAAGATTCAGTCGATTAAGTAACGTGCGCGTGATAACGAATAAGCTTATTAACGAACAACAGGAACTGGAAAACAAAGTCCAACAGCTATGATAAGTACAATCCTGAGATATACATTTTCATTTCTGGCACTTATTCTTGTGCAAGTAATGATTCTGAACAATTTCCAGATACTAGGATTGGCAACAGCCTATCTTTATATCTATTTCATAATTACATTACCTGCAAATACAAAGAGAAGCCTTGTCTATACGCTCGGATTTATAATGGGCCTTTTAGTGGATATCTTTTGCAACACACCGGGTATGCATACTCTTGCGGTACTTTTCACAGCAGCCCTGCGCCAACCGGTACTGGTTCTTTACTTTAACCGTGAGGAGCTGGAATCAAGCATCCCCAATGCCCGTTATCTGGGTATGTGGCGTTTTATACGATATGCCGTGACACTTGTTATCATTCACCATGTTTTTCTTTTCCTGATTGAGGCTTTTGCGCTCTTCAATCCAATAATGATGCTTGAAAAAATCGGTGCATGTACATTGTTTACGACTTTGCTCATATTTGTTGTCGAAAATATTAAAACCTCCAGACAGTGAATGTAAATCACGATTTTGACAACAGACGTTATTTCATTGCCGGTGCCGCGGTTTTTGTTGCATTGATATTTATAGCCCGACTCATCTTTCTACAAATTATCAGTAACGATTACAAAAAGTACGCTGATAGTAACGCCTTTCTAAAAAAAACAATATATCCGTCACGAGGCCTTCTTTACGACCGGAACGGCAAACTGCTTGTATTCAACAAACCAACCTACGATATTATGGTGGTTCTGAGAGAAGTGCAGGATTTCGACACCATAGATTTCTGTCGCACCATCGGATATACGAAAAAACAATTCCTACAGCGCGTCGAAGATATAAAAGACCGGAAAAAGAATCCGGGATATTCGGCCTATACTCCACAGCTCTTTATGACTCAACTCACAATGGAGGAATATGGAGCGCTTCAGGAGAAGCTTTACAAATTTCCGGGATTCTTCATTCAGAACCGTTCTGTCAGAGAGTACACCGCACCTATGGCCGCCCACCTGTTTGGTAGCATGGCTGAGGTGAACGAAAGAGATTTAGAGAACGATCCTTACTACGTCCAGGGGGATTATACAGGACGTTCTGGCGTGGAAAAGTTCTATGAAAACCAACTCCGGGGAACCAAAGGATTCGAAATTCTCTTAAGAGATGCTTACGGACGTCTGAAAGGGAAATACGAAGATGGTAAATATGACCAGGCACCCAAAGCCGGCCGCAACCTGAAACTGACCGTTGACGCCGACCTGCAGCAATACGGAGAAATGTTGATGTCAGGCAAACTGGGTAGTA
The Parabacteroides sp. FAFU027 DNA segment above includes these coding regions:
- a CDS encoding 2-oxoacid:acceptor oxidoreductase family protein, with the protein product MTEELIIAGFGGQGVLSMGKILAYSGLMEGKEVSWMPSYGPEQRGGTANVTVIVSDKRISSPVLNTFDTAIILNQPSMDKFEAMVKPGGILIYDSYGIHKPPTRKDIYVYRIDAMDAASEIDKRGFNMIVLGGFLKLRPIVSLKSVLEGLKKSLPERHHKLLPMNEKAIQVGIELIQLISEPTTK
- the mreC gene encoding rod shape-determining protein MreC — its product is MRNLIQFLVKHSNWIVLLIYTILGFVLLFNFNIYHRSVYLGSGNKLAGDVYAVSSSVTGYFNLKQTNGELLEQNSRLEMEVLQLKDQLKIINAGKLSNDSVHNRLFQRFGFITAQVINNSVNHTQNYITLNRGELDGIKTEMGVVDQNGVIGKVVDVSDHYAVVISLLNPKLKLSAKIQRTQYFGSVNWDGANPEYAQLLELPSHVEYKKGDTLVTSGFSGTFPEGIMIGTIETNKPKNSGEMRPIRIKLSTRFSRLSNVRVITNKLINEQQELENKVQQL
- the mreD gene encoding rod shape-determining protein MreD, with the translated sequence MISTILRYTFSFLALILVQVMILNNFQILGLATAYLYIYFIITLPANTKRSLVYTLGFIMGLLVDIFCNTPGMHTLAVLFTAALRQPVLVLYFNREELESSIPNARYLGMWRFIRYAVTLVIIHHVFLFLIEAFALFNPIMMLEKIGACTLFTTLLIFVVENIKTSRQ
- a CDS encoding rod shape-determining protein, which gives rise to MGLFSLTHEIAMDLGTANTIIIHNGNIVVDEPSVVALDRRTDKLLAVGEQARQMHGKTHENIRTIRPLRDGVIADFYACEQMMRGMIKMAMPKNSWFSSSLRMVISIPSGSTEVEIRAVRDSAEHAGGRDVYLIYEPMAAAIGIGLDVEAPEGNMVVDIGGGSTEIAVISLGGIVSNKSIRIAGDDLTADIQEYMRRQHNIRVGERTAELIKINAGSALTELENPPEDYIVRGPNQMTALPMEVPVSYQEIAHCIEKSISKIETAVLAALEQTPPELYADIVKNGIWLAGGGALLRGLDKRLTDKINIKFHIADEPLLAVAKGTGVALKNIDKFSFLIR
- a CDS encoding ferredoxin family protein, whose translation is MAKVKGTVVINTERCKGCNLCVVACPCNVLDLQPKEVNNRGYHYAYMDKPDACIGCAACGYVCPDGCITVYKTKL
- a CDS encoding 3-methyl-2-oxobutanoate dehydrogenase subunit VorB, producing the protein MKEEIKLMKGNEAIAHAAVRYGADGYFGYPITPQSEILETLMELHPWTSTGMVVLQAESEVAAINMVYGGAGCGKKVMTSSSSPGVSLKQEGISYIAGAELPCLIVNVMRGGPGLGTIQPSQADYFQTVKGGGHGDYKLITLAPASVQEMADHVGLGFELAFKYNTPAMILADGIIGQMMEKVKLPPQHPRLTEEEIEKNTPWATLGKPKGGKQRVITSLELDPAEMERRNLKFQAKFREIEAKEVRYEEISCKDAEYLIVAFGSSARICLKAVELAREEGIKVGLLRPITLWPFPTDAINSYADKVKGMLTVELNAGQMVEDVRLAVNGKIKVEHFGRLGGIVPTPDEVLEALKKMI
- a CDS encoding thiamine pyrophosphate-dependent enzyme, giving the protein MATDIMINPENLVYAKPRLLNDNHMHYCPGCSHGVVHKLLAEVIEEMGLENETIGIAPVGCAVFIYNYIDIDWQEAAHGRAPALATAIKRLNPKKMVFTYQGDGDLAAIGTAETIHACNRGENIAIISINNGIYGMTGGQMAPTTLQGMKSSTCPDGREIELAGYPLKIAEMVALLDGVCYVTRQSVHTVGSVKKAKKAIRKAFENSMQNKGTSMVEIVSTCSSGWKMTPDESNKWMEQNMFPHYPLGDLKDI
- the purH gene encoding bifunctional phosphoribosylaminoimidazolecarboxamide formyltransferase/IMP cyclohydrolase, which gives rise to MSENKKIKTALVSVYHKDGLDEIITRLHNDGVKFISTGGTQEFIESLGFPCEAVEDLTGYPSILGGRVKTLHPKVFGGILCRRQLAGDLQQIEQYEIPEIDLVIVDLYPFEETVASGAEDQAIIEKIDIGGISLIRAAAKNHKDVVIIASKAQYTPFLELLQEKGSATSLEDRRWFAKEAFAVSSGYDSAIFNYFDENEGSYFRSTVDSAKVLRYGENPHQKGLFYGKFEEMFEQLQGKEISYNNLLDIDAAVTLISEFSDLTFAILKHNNACGLASRPVMLDAWKDALAGDPVSAFGGILVTNGVVDKATAEEINKLFFEVIIAPDYDMDALEILTSKKNRIILVQKQPVSGGKMFRSLLNGVLVQDKDTKVETAEELKVVTNKAVNAEEIEDLLFANKIVKNSKSNAIVLAKNKQLIASGVGQTSRVDALRHAIEKAGSFEFDLSGSVMASDAFFPFADCVEIANKAGVTAVIQPGGSVRDQDSVDYCNANGMAMVTTGFRHFKH